One part of the Solirubrobacterales bacterium genome encodes these proteins:
- a CDS encoding AMP-dependent synthetase/ligase, with protein MEASQALSEASGGPGPEPEHENLFAAFRATVKRRGDALAIRSEDEQVEMTWNELSDRVNRIAGGLDSINVSRGEKIAIVMGNRSEFMACDLAAVALGALPFSIYRTLPPDQIRYVIEDSGATVVIVESALLDPVTKAVEGLGQVREIVVVDGEGGTRSLADLEAANPGFDPGPIAAGIGLDDPLTLIYTSGTTGPPKGVLLTQGNLLRLLESITHGIIELPLDSGRVISWLPAAHIAERAANYYTPVTRGLEVHICPDPKRIIEFLPKVRPTWFFAVPRIWEKLKAGLEANLAGLPEEQRGPALAGLEAAISKVRLEQAGEPVPDQLAAAVAEADQALFSNLRTMLGLDQYIAVSLGAAPTPLEVLEFFHAIGIDIGELWGMSETCGVITINPPDRIKLGTVGPPVPGCDVRVAEDGELLCRSPYVMKEYLNKPEKTAEEITDGWLHTGDIGRIDEDGYVTIVDRKKELIINAAGKNMSPANIEAEIKVASPLIGSCVAIGNGRPYNVALIVLDPDFTPVWSAGQGVEGKSLTELATDELVVAEVAAAVERGNQRLSRVEQIKKFRIIPGEWLPGGEELTPTMKLKRKPIDARYSAEIEALYGEA; from the coding sequence ATGGAAGCGTCTCAGGCTCTGAGTGAGGCAAGCGGGGGTCCCGGACCGGAACCCGAACACGAGAACCTGTTCGCCGCGTTTCGGGCAACGGTCAAGCGACGTGGAGACGCGCTCGCGATTCGCTCGGAGGACGAGCAGGTCGAGATGACCTGGAACGAGCTTTCCGACCGGGTCAACCGGATTGCAGGTGGACTCGACTCGATCAACGTGTCGCGGGGCGAGAAGATCGCGATCGTGATGGGGAACCGGTCCGAGTTCATGGCCTGTGACCTTGCCGCGGTTGCCCTGGGGGCCCTGCCTTTCTCGATCTACCGGACCCTCCCTCCGGATCAGATCCGTTATGTGATCGAGGATTCCGGCGCGACCGTGGTGATCGTCGAGAGTGCCCTGCTGGACCCGGTGACCAAGGCGGTCGAGGGACTCGGGCAGGTGCGGGAGATTGTGGTCGTGGACGGTGAGGGCGGCACCAGATCGCTCGCCGATCTGGAGGCGGCCAATCCGGGATTCGACCCCGGTCCGATCGCTGCCGGAATCGGCCTTGACGATCCGCTGACCCTGATCTACACCTCGGGGACCACCGGGCCGCCCAAGGGTGTGCTGCTGACCCAGGGCAACCTGCTGCGCCTGCTGGAATCGATCACCCACGGCATCATCGAACTCCCGCTCGACAGTGGCAGGGTCATCTCATGGCTTCCAGCGGCACACATTGCCGAGCGAGCTGCGAACTACTACACGCCGGTCACCCGTGGGCTCGAGGTTCACATCTGCCCGGACCCGAAACGGATCATCGAGTTCCTGCCAAAGGTGAGGCCGACCTGGTTCTTTGCGGTGCCCCGGATCTGGGAGAAGCTCAAGGCCGGCCTGGAAGCCAACCTCGCCGGCCTGCCGGAGGAGCAGCGGGGCCCTGCGCTGGCCGGACTCGAGGCGGCGATCAGCAAGGTACGCCTGGAACAGGCGGGTGAACCGGTCCCGGACCAGCTCGCCGCCGCCGTGGCCGAAGCCGACCAGGCGCTGTTCTCGAACCTCCGCACGATGCTCGGGCTGGACCAGTACATCGCGGTTTCGCTCGGGGCCGCTCCGACGCCACTGGAGGTGCTTGAGTTCTTCCACGCGATCGGGATCGATATCGGTGAGCTCTGGGGGATGTCCGAGACCTGTGGCGTGATCACGATCAATCCACCGGACCGGATCAAGCTCGGGACCGTAGGTCCGCCGGTGCCGGGTTGCGACGTTCGGGTCGCGGAGGACGGAGAGCTGCTCTGCCGTAGCCCCTACGTGATGAAGGAGTACCTGAACAAGCCGGAGAAGACCGCCGAGGAGATCACCGACGGCTGGCTTCACACCGGGGACATCGGCCGGATCGACGAGGACGGCTACGTGACGATCGTCGATCGCAAGAAGGAACTGATCATCAACGCGGCCGGCAAGAACATGTCACCGGCCAATATCGAGGCGGAAATCAAGGTCGCCTCGCCGCTGATCGGTTCCTGCGTCGCGATCGGGAACGGGCGGCCCTACAACGTGGCCCTGATCGTCCTCGATCCGGATTTCACCCCGGTCTGGTCCGCAGGACAGGGAGTGGAAGGGAAGTCCCTGACGGAGCTGGCCACCGATGAACTGGTGGTGGCTGAGGTTGCCGCCGCGGTGGAACGCGGCAACCAGCGGCTCTCCCGGGTGGAGCAGATCAAGAAGTTCCGGATAATCCCGGGTGAATGGCTCCCCGGAGGCGAGGAGCTGACTCCAACGATGAAGCTGAAACGCAAGCCGATCGACGCCCGCTACTCGGCGGAGATCGAGGCCCTCTACGGGGAGGCCTGA